Sequence from the Ereboglobus luteus genome:
GCAAAATAATCGGCGCGCGCCGCCTCGATATCCCGCGCCCCCTCGGTGACGGGAATGCGCTCGCGTCCCGTTTGCGCGATGGAGACCTTGATCTTCCCCTGACAGCCGGCGCGCAAAGCCTGCACGCCGCGCCCGTGTGCGAGAAGCAGATTGTGCGCGGCATGAAGACATTCAGCAAACGGCAGCTTCAACCCAGGCGCAAAAGTGCCGTCCTTGTAACCGGTGTTGATGATGCACGGAGGCTCGTTTATGGTCATCCAGTGCTTGACGCGATCGCCGTAACGCGAAGCCGCAAGCGCCGCGTATTCGCCAAACCACTCCACGATATCGCGGTTAAGCCAACCGCCCCGGCGCTGGAGCGCGCTGGGCAAATCCCAATGATAGAGCGTCACCCACGGTGTGATGCCGGCGGCAAGCAGCGCATTGATGAGCCGGTCATAAAACGCGAGCCCCTTCGGGTTCGGCTTGCCCGTGCCCTCGGGAATGAGACGCGACCATGAAAGCGAAAAGCGATAACCATTGACGCCGAGCTTCCGCATGAGCGCCACATCCTCGCGATATCGATGATAATGGTCGCACGCCACATCGCCGGTGTGCCCCTCGAACGTTTTCTTGGGCTGGTGGGAAAAGTCATCCCATATTGACGCCCCGCGCCCGTCGACGGACGCAGCGCCTTCGATCTGATAAGCGGCGGTGGCAACACCCCATGTGAAATTCTTAGGGAAAAGCATGGATGATGAACATTGGCCAAACCCACCACACTTTCAAAACCTTAGTTACTCTGCCGTTGAGTAGAGTGAAACAATCATGCCTGAGGCAAATATTGGAAAAATCGCTCCTCAACGGCAAACCCACCTTTTTACCGGAACCATCTGTAGATAAGAGGAGTGCCTGATTTCATCCTAACTACCATACATAATGCCATCGTGAGTTTGTCTGCAACTGCTCAGGCAACCGCGCCTCTTCCTTGCTTATATCCCTCATCCTATGGCTAATGAGTCGTCGGCCCGCAAAGTCATCATGGATGCGGCCACGCTTTGGAAGAATGGAACGGACGGGAAGGCGGCAAAGCCGCCTTTGCGTTTATCGGCGCATTACCACGTGACACCAAGGAGCGCGCCGAAGAAATTACCGGTGCGAGAGGAGCCGGTTTGGTGCTCGTAATCGAATGCGGCGTGAATGTTGCGGGGGAAGGAAACACGGAAGTTCACACCGATGACGGCGGCGTCGCGATAGTAATCGCCCCGTTCGAGTTGCGCGGGAAGCTCGGGCGCGCTGGCGTAGGCGGCCATGATGGTTTCGCGGGGTTCGCGCATGGCGTGCTTCCATGCAAGGTTGAGCCCGAGGGAAGCGGGGAGCTTCACAAGCGGGATCGTGAATCGCTGGGCGGCTTGCAGTCCAATGTCGGCCCGGGTGAGCGAGTCGGTGAAATCGTCAACCCGCATCGGGCTGACGCCGTTTTCCTTGAAGTCGGAAACTTTGATGTCCGTGTAGTGAAGACCGATGCGAGGCTTGAGAAGACCGTTTTTCCATGGGGTGAAAATGGCGCCGACTTCAAGGCCCGCGGTGACGAAGTCGTTCGTCCACTCGCCGCGGGTTTGTCCGGCGGGTTCACGGCGCCAGGAATCGGCGTCGGTGTCGCCAACCGCGAGGTGAACGGAGGCGTAGGCGTATTTGAAGCGGACCGCGGTGTAGAGGCCGAAGGTGTGCTGTTTGGAGCGGAGGGTGGTGTCGTTGGTGGTGTCGAGGTTGTTCTCGCCGAGGGCGGCGTAGAGTCCGATGAGGAAGCGCTGGCGGAACGCGGCGTCGATGCCGGCGAGCATGCCGTTGACGTCCGCCGTGTGACCGGGGAACTCGGGGGAGACTGTGTCGTAGTCGATCTGGCTGGTGTAATAACGCGCCCATAGGGAATTGGTCCACTGGCGTCCGCGCCCGGGTTCGGGAGCAGCGGCGGGCATGAGGAAATAGTTGTCGAGACGGGAGGAGATGGAACTGATGCCGGCGTCAATCGCGTCGATCATCATGGCGATGTCCTTGAGCGGATTGGCGCCTTGGTTGACGACGAGGTAATCGAATTGCCTTCCGGTGGCCCCGACGGGCGTGGCGTTGCTGGTGAGGCTCATTCCGGCGGGAACATACACGTCGGGGTCGGCGGGGCCGGCGGCGTATTCGAGGCGGGCGACGCCGCCGCCGGTGAGGGCGATTTGCGAGCCGGCGTCGATGTTGAGCGTGCCGGAGAGCTTGAGGTTGGTGTTGGGCAGGAGGACGAGCGTGCTGTTGCCGGAGAGGTCGAGATTGCCCGCGACAGTGGCGATGTTGACAGGATGCGGCGTGCCGACGGGGCTGTTCACGGCAATGCCTTCGCGCCCGAGGATGAGCGTGGAGTTGTCGCTGACAAAAACGCTTGTCGCATCGGTGCCGAGCGCGCCGCGATTGGTGCCGGTGGCGTAGGCCGTGAGGCGCGAGGTGGCGGTGACGACAAGCGTGCCGATTGTGTTGCCGCCGGAGTCGCCGACAAGGGTGCCGGCGCGCCAGCTAAAGGCGACGTTGCTATCGACGACTTCCAAGCGTCCGTCGGGACCGAGAAAGCGCATGGGAAAAGAGGATCCGTCGCGGATGCCCTGGATGGTGAGCGTGCCGGAAGCGCCGATGGTGATGTCGCCCGAGCCGATGGCGCCGACGTTGGTGATGATGAGGCGGCCCTCGGAAACGGTGTTGGGGCCGCGAAGCCAGTTGAGGCTGCCGGTGAGGGTGAGCGTGCCGGCGCCGGTTTTATTGAAGGAGCCGGCGGTGGAATTCCATAGGTTGGTGCCGGCATAAAAGCGTCCGGAGATCGTGGTGTCGCCTTCGATGTCGAGGGTGATGAGGGCGTTGGTGGCCGCGAGCGAGCCGGTGTTGAAAAAGATGTCCCCGGTGATTTCGAGACCGGCGGCGGCTGCCGCAACGGCGAGGCGCAAGTCGGGGGCAAACACGAGCGTGCCGCTGGTGAGACGGGGCGTGTCGAACAAGGAGCCCGCGGCATCGGTGACGATGGCGGGCGTCAAATGGGAGCCGCCGCCAGTGGCGGTGATGACAATGCTGTTGTTGCCGAAGGCCCGGGCGTCGGCGATGGCGATACAACCGCCCGCGAGAATGACGCCGCCCTCGAACGTGTTGGCGGCGGTGTTTGAAAAGGTGAGCGTGCCCGCGCCGACCTTGAGGAGTCGCCCGCCGGGGACGACGCCGGTCTGGGTGAGTTGGTAGGTGTTTGGCGTGAGGGAGGAACTGCTGGCGGTGATTGCGCCGCCGGAGAACGTGTAGTCGCCCGCGCCGGACACAACCATGTCGGAAACAACCACGCCCTCGTCGGCGATGGTGATGTCGCGGGTCGAGGAATCGCCGGTGTCGTCAAAAATAACAGAGTCGCCCCCGAGGAATGGCATCGAGGAAACCGCCAGGTCGGGGACGGGCGACCAGGTGGCGGTGGCGGAGTTCGCGTAACTGAGGAACGAGCCGGTCGTTTTCCAAGAGGAGCCGCTCCACTCGGCGCCGGCGGAGCCCGTCCAGATGAGGCGGCGGTTGTCGTCGCGCGTTTGCGCCGCGCAGAGCGCGGCTAATGCAAAATGAAGAATGAAGAATGTATAATGCCGGAAGCGGCGGGAGGTGGAATCGGCAACGGGATGGGTGTTCATGATAAAAAAGAATCGGCGAGAGGTGTGAACCGGGAGTGTGACGGATTAATTATCTGGCCGGCGGCGCGAGGGGAATTATTCCGGCGAGGTCGCCTTCGTGAGTGGAGAGCATGTGGAAAAGGGCGTGCTTTGGGAGCGCGCTTTCGCGGATCAGGCCGCGGTTGGAAATCTGGCGCATTTCCCATTCGACGCGGTCGGCATAGACGCGGAAAACACGGTAGGCGTTGGGCCACTCGACAAAGGCGGGGGTTTGGATGCAGACAATGCCGTTGCGCACGGCGACCTCGTTGTTGTGAAAATGCCCGTTGAAGGTGGCGATGACGTTGGGCGTCGCCTCGAGGATATCCATCACGTCCTTGTTCAGCAGCGGGTCACCGAGGTCGCAGCCGCTCGACGAGACGCCCCGCGCGAGATAAAATTCATAATGAGAAACGACGATGGTGGGTGTCTTGGTGTCGGCGGCGAGCGTGGCGCGGAGCCAGTCGAGCGCGCCGTCGCGGAGGGATGTGCCGCGCCCGCCCGTCCGGTGGTCCGTGACCGAGCCGTCCTTGCCGCGCCACCACGAGCCGTCGAGAACGATGAAGCGCAGGGGCGCGCGCGTGAAGGCGTAGTCGGTTTTTTCGGGACCGTCGGGAAAGAGTTTTGGAATGAAGTCGGCGATGTGCTCGCGGGACTTTTGGGAAAAGGTGTCGTGGTTGCCGACACAGGCGTATACGGGCAGGCCGCCGCGTTTGACAGCGCGGGCGAAGTCCTTGTATTGGCGGGAGTGGCCGTAGTCGGTCATGTCGCCGGCAACGATGGCGTATTCGACGCCCTGGCGCTTGAGCTGCCGGAAAGTGGTTTCGAGTTCGCCGGCGCTGGCGCCCATGATTTTGGTGTTGGCCCATTCGAAGCGACCGGTGCCGAGATGCGGGTCGGTGAGGAGGGCGAAAGTGTGCAACGGTTTTTGGGCGGGAGCAGCGTCGGCGCGCAGTTCGAGTTTCTTGAAAAGACCGGCGGGGCGGAAATGCGGACCGGCAACGGCGATGTAGTGGCGCCCCTTGGAGAGGCGAAACTTGTTGAGCTGGATTTCGGCGGGCGGACGTTCGCCGCGCACTTCGGGCGCCGCCGCGGGGCGTCCGTGAGTGTAGGTCGCGCGCCACGGAGTGGCGGTGGCGATGTTGGGGGCGGCGACGATGGTGTCGTCCGCGAGCACATAGGCGCGGAGTCCGGGGCGCAGATCGGCGTCGGGCTCAAGTTGGACGGAACCGGTGACGTTGATATCCTCCCTGGCGTCGACCGCAAAAACCAGCATGCCCTCGGCGGGGATGATCGTTCCGGGCGAGGAGGGCGCGGCGATGTCCGTGGAGACGGTGTCGGAAAGGAAAGCGGCGTTGCGGGCGTCGAGCGTGACGGCGGCGCCGGGTGCGAGCGCGGTGACGCGGCGCGCGGCGGCTTTGTTGACGGCGGTTTCGACCTTGGGCCAAACATCG
This genomic interval carries:
- a CDS encoding metallophosphoesterase family protein, producing MKTKPSIILPLILALATAAPALATPLVDANFEGRLPPRIAFAFNPKHSIDTTRAHTGKSSLRIESTADWGGSAFFSLSNMMDFTTDLEFSVWVFVEKDAMVDIYVSADVGEGVGRQSILNVGSHIKPGEWNLVRGVLRASDWHPADRDVSLNFKVKGVAWFDDLSVNIGDLSGLPGDVWPKVETAVNKAAARRVTALAPGAAVTLDARNAAFLSDTVSTDIAAPSSPGTIIPAEGMLVFAVDAREDINVTGSVQLEPDADLRPGLRAYVLADDTIVAAPNIATATPWRATYTHGRPAAAPEVRGERPPAEIQLNKFRLSKGRHYIAVAGPHFRPAGLFKKLELRADAAPAQKPLHTFALLTDPHLGTGRFEWANTKIMGASAGELETTFRQLKRQGVEYAIVAGDMTDYGHSRQYKDFARAVKRGGLPVYACVGNHDTFSQKSREHIADFIPKLFPDGPEKTDYAFTRAPLRFIVLDGSWWRGKDGSVTDHRTGGRGTSLRDGALDWLRATLAADTKTPTIVVSHYEFYLARGVSSSGCDLGDPLLNKDVMDILEATPNVIATFNGHFHNNEVAVRNGIVCIQTPAFVEWPNAYRVFRVYADRVEWEMRQISNRGLIRESALPKHALFHMLSTHEGDLAGIIPLAPPAR
- a CDS encoding GH1 family beta-glucosidase, with amino-acid sequence MLFPKNFTWGVATAAYQIEGAASVDGRGASIWDDFSHQPKKTFEGHTGDVACDHYHRYREDVALMRKLGVNGYRFSLSWSRLIPEGTGKPNPKGLAFYDRLINALLAAGITPWVTLYHWDLPSALQRRGGWLNRDIVEWFGEYAALAASRYGDRVKHWMTINEPPCIINTGYKDGTFAPGLKLPFAECLHAAHNLLLAHGRGVQALRAGCQGKIKVSIAQTGRERIPVTEGARDIEAARADYFACNERALWNLGWWADPVVLGKYPEDGLATFADALPRIKTGDMKLISQKIDFLAYNCYSGWPVRAGANGKAEKIPGEWGAGNPRGTISWLSVVPQAPYWAARFQTGRYKLPIAFTENGYCNTDFVHLDGGVRDPQRIDFMTRYLREIRRACEEGYPVNGYFYWSLLDNFEWAAGYRERFGLVHVDYNTQRRTPKDSFAWYRDAIRSNGANI
- a CDS encoding autotransporter outer membrane beta-barrel domain-containing protein, translating into MNTHPVADSTSRRFRHYTFFILHFALAALCAAQTRDDNRRLIWTGSAGAEWSGSSWKTTGSFLSYANSATATWSPVPDLAVSSMPFLGGDSVIFDDTGDSSTRDITIADEGVVVSDMVVSGAGDYTFSGGAITASSSSLTPNTYQLTQTGVVPGGRLLKVGAGTLTFSNTAANTFEGGVILAGGCIAIADARAFGNNSIVITATGGGSHLTPAIVTDAAGSLFDTPRLTSGTLVFAPDLRLAVAAAAAGLEITGDIFFNTGSLAATNALITLDIEGDTTISGRFYAGTNLWNSTAGSFNKTGAGTLTLTGSLNWLRGPNTVSEGRLIITNVGAIGSGDITIGASGTLTIQGIRDGSSFPMRFLGPDGRLEVVDSNVAFSWRAGTLVGDSGGNTIGTLVVTATSRLTAYATGTNRGALGTDATSVFVSDNSTLILGREGIAVNSPVGTPHPVNIATVAGNLDLSGNSTLVLLPNTNLKLSGTLNIDAGSQIALTGGGVARLEYAAGPADPDVYVPAGMSLTSNATPVGATGRQFDYLVVNQGANPLKDIAMMIDAIDAGISSISSRLDNYFLMPAAAPEPGRGRQWTNSLWARYYTSQIDYDTVSPEFPGHTADVNGMLAGIDAAFRQRFLIGLYAALGENNLDTTNDTTLRSKQHTFGLYTAVRFKYAYASVHLAVGDTDADSWRREPAGQTRGEWTNDFVTAGLEVGAIFTPWKNGLLKPRIGLHYTDIKVSDFKENGVSPMRVDDFTDSLTRADIGLQAAQRFTIPLVKLPASLGLNLAWKHAMREPRETIMAAYASAPELPAQLERGDYYRDAAVIGVNFRVSFPRNIHAAFDYEHQTGSSRTGNFFGALLGVTW